The genome window TAGATACTTCAGCGGTTTGCATGTGATATCAGGGTATATACTTGTGGTATAATTTCATTCAAAAGTACAGAACATTAGCCTAAACTTCAAATTAAGCCCGTTCTTCACTAAATTTGGCACGATAGTGGAATCCGTTTTGTGAAAGATTTCCTATCTTTGTTTTGCTCCAAAAAATAAAGAGCAATTGTTTTACGTTAATTTGCTTCTCAATTTTTTGAAATGAGAAAAAACATATACATTATTGCGTTACTTTACCTGCTGCTGATTAGCTTTGGTGCCAGTGCACAAGGCGAACTTACCTTTGAAAAGGAAAGTCATGATTTTGGCAAGATTGCAGAAGGCACTCAGGCAACTTATGAATTTAAGGTAAAGAACGTGGGAAATCAGCCGGTGGTTATTGCCAATGTACAACCATCCTGTGGATGTACCACGCCGGATTGGACTAAAACTCCGATTTTACCAGGCAAAACAGGTGTTATAAAAGCCGTTTATAACAGTGCAGGGCGCCCGGGGCCGTTCCATAAGTCTATTTCGGTTACTTCAAATGCCAAAACTCCGAACACTGTTATTTACATAAAAGGAGAAGTTGGACCAAAAGATTTGAAAACCAGTTATACTCAGGAACAAAAACTGATGTCGCCGCGTTTGGCAGTTGGAAGTACAAACTACAGCTTTGGAAAACTTGAAAAAGGACAAAAAGCAGTAGCTAAATTCATAATAAAAAACACAGGTCGGCAGGACCTTGTAGTGCAGGGAGTGCAGAGCAAATGCAATTGCGTGAGCTATAAAGTATCTAAGCCTGCAATAAAAGCGGGAGAGCAGGCAGTTTTGGAACTTACATACATTCCTGTGATGTTAAAGGAGCAAAACGAGCCAGTAACCGTTTTATCAAACGATATTATAATGCCAAATCTCAGACTAACGCTGAAAGCAGATATAGTAGAGAGCCTGGCTAACAGAAATATGTTAAGGGAAGGCGAACAGCTGGT of Pontibacter deserti contains these proteins:
- a CDS encoding DUF1573 domain-containing protein, which translates into the protein MRKNIYIIALLYLLLISFGASAQGELTFEKESHDFGKIAEGTQATYEFKVKNVGNQPVVIANVQPSCGCTTPDWTKTPILPGKTGVIKAVYNSAGRPGPFHKSISVTSNAKTPNTVIYIKGEVGPKDLKTSYTQEQKLMSPRLAVGSTNYSFGKLEKGQKAVAKFIIKNTGRQDLVVQGVQSKCNCVSYKVSKPAIKAGEQAVLELTYIPVMLKEQNEPVTVLSNDIIMPNLRLTLKADIVESLANRNMLREGEQLVPFR